Part of the Effusibacillus pohliae DSM 22757 genome, GGAAGTGGTTCCGTTGGTGACTTACATGTCGACCAAAGCGGACCAGGTGGCCAGCAGCCAGCAAACGTTGATGAACGAAGGGAACACCGCCAACCAAAAAATGGTCAACGCCACGATTGCGACCGGACTGGTTCTCAGCGTTTTGGCGTTTGCTTTGTCGATCGTGATCGGACTCGTCATGTCGCGGATGATCCTCAAACCGATGACCGTCATCTCCCGGGCGGCCGAACAAATCGCCGCCGGCAACCTCGCAGCCGAGGACGTCATGGTCGGCAGCCAGGACGAAATCGGAACGCTCGCCTCGACGTTCAACCAGATGAAACGCAATCTTGCCGACCTGATCCGGCAGGTCAAATCGAGTTCCGAGCAAGTGGCGGAAGCGGCGGAACGGTTGACGGAAGGCGCGACACACATCAATCAGGCGAGCGAGCAGATCGCCCACGCCATCCAGCAAGTGGCAGCCGGCACCGATAAACAAGTCCGCACCGTCAGCGAAACGGCCCAGACATTTGCTGGCATGTCGGCAGGCGTCGGGAAAATTTCGGAAACGGCCCGGCACGTCGCGACCGCCGCCATGAAAACGTCGGAAAAAGCGCACGAAGGCAACCTCGCCATCAACAAAGCGGTGCAGCAAATGAACTCGATCAACGAAAAAGTGACCGGATTGGCCGATGCGGTTAAAAATTTGGGCAAACGGTCGGAACAAATCGGCCAAATCGTCGAAACAATCACCGGCATCGCCTCGCAAACCAATCTGCTGGCGTTGAACGCAGCGATCGAAGCGGCGAGGGCTGGGGAGCACGGGCGCGGATTTTCGGTCGTCGCCGCCGAAGTTCGCAAGCTGGCCGAACAATCCTCCCAGTCGGCGAAACAAATCGCCCAATTGATTGCCGATATTCAGGCGGACACCCGGGCGGCGGTCGAGTCGATGGAAACAGGCACGCGGGAAGTGGCAATCGGGATTCAGGTGGTACATCACGCGGGTGTATCGTTTGAACAAATCGAGCATTCGATCCGGGAAGTGGCGGACGAAATGAAACATGTATTGGACGCCGTGCAACAAATGACAGCTCTTACGGCACAAGCGTCCGAAGCCGTCCATTCGATCGCGGCAGTGGCAGAAGCGGCCGCCAGCGAAACGCAAAACGTTTCGGCCGCCACCGAAGAACAGTTGGCCTCGATCGAAGAGATGGCCGCGTCCGCGTCCGCCCTGTCGGACATGGCGGATGAACTGTCCAATCTGGTGAAAAAGTTTCAAATTTGAGCAAATCGTCACGAATCCGTGACGTCTGCCCAGGCAGCCGCATAGTATGCTCCATGACATGACGAAACCGTCATGCGCATGGGGCATTTTTGATTCGTACTGTGAGGTGATGGTTGCGATGTGCGGAATCACTGGATGGATAGATTGGCGGCAGGATTTGCGCGGACAGAAGCCGATCCTCGAATCGATGACGGAAACGCTTCGCTTTCGCGGACCGGACGCGTGCGGGTACTGGCTCTCACCGCGGGCCGCGTTGGGGCATCGCCGCTTGACGGTTGTCGATCCGGAGGGAGGAGCCCAGCCGATGACCCGGCATTTGGGTGATTTTTCCTATACGATCGTCTACAACGGAGAGTTGTACAATACGGAAGACTTGCGGCAGGAACTGCTGGCGCGGGGCCACTCGTTCCGCTCCTACTCCGACACGGAGGTTCTGCTGACCTCCTACATCGAATGGGGACCCGGCTGTGTCGAGAAACTGAACGGCATCTTTGCGTTCGCCATTTGGAGCGAGCCTGACCAGCGCCTGTTCCTGGCGCGCGACCGTTTTGGCGTGAAACCTCTTTTTTACATGGAACAAGGCGGCTCTTTCCTGTTCGGTTCCGAACTGAAAGCGCTGCTCGCGCACCCCGCGGTAGAACCGGTCATCGATGCGGAGGGATTGGGAGAAATTTTCGCGCTGGGGCCTTCCCGCACGCCCGGGCACGGGGTGTTTCGAGGGATTCGGGAAGTACGGCCGGGGCACTGCCTGCTGCTCGACCGGAACGGTCTCCGCAGCTGGCACTACTGGAAACTGCAATGCCATTCGCATGAAGACGATTTTGACACGACTGTGGCCAAGGTGCGCGAATTGCTGATCGACTCGATCGAACGGCAGCTCGTATCCGATGTGCCGCTCGGCACCCTGCTGTCAGGCGGACTCGATTCGAGCGTGATTACGGCGGTGGCCGCTCTCGCCTACCGCCGTCAAGGACGCGGCCCGATCGACACCTACAGCATCGACTATGTGGACAACGACCTGTATTTTAAGGCGCATGAGTTTCAACCGAACTCCGATACACCCTGGATCAAGCGTGTTACCGAGCAGTTCGGCACCAACCATCACTCGGTGCTGGTGGATACGCCCGAGCTTGTAGAAGCGTTACAAACAGCTGTGTATGCGCGGGATCTGCCGGGGCAGGTAGACATCGACTCTTCCCTCTACCTGTTCGCCCGCGAGATCAAGAAGCGAACGACCGTTGTCTTGTCAGGCGAATGCGCCGATGAACTGTTCGGCGGCTATCCCTGGTTTCACAAGCCGGAAGCGATGAACGCCGACACCTTCCCTTGGCTGCGCAAAACCCACGAACGGGCGCAACTACTGAAACGGGAACTGGTGGACTATTTTCGGCCGGAGGAATATGTCGCCCGCCGGTATGAAGAAACACTGGCCGAGGTACCGCGCCTGCCAGGGGAAGATCCGTTGGAAGCGCGCCGGCGTGAAATGTTTTACCTGAATTTTAACTGGTTCATGGCACAACTGCTCGACCGTAAGGACCGGATGACAATGGCTGCCAGCCTGGAAGGCCGCGTGCCGTTCTGCGACCATCGGC contains:
- a CDS encoding methyl-accepting chemotaxis protein, which encodes MKISFFYDYAKQIKNTFAARSSKPPNSRRTFSWKALEQLSLSKKLTGGFLVVAVLLAITSALSFYNLKKIQNGYSDLLDRRAVILVNSKDIQINAASQSSDLLTYVLTRDYTAMKNIQKENEKLDQLIKQTSELTQLEEHKRSLQIMADLNKRFKQMSDQIIQLMDTGEREKAMDLAREVVPLVTYMSTKADQVASSQQTLMNEGNTANQKMVNATIATGLVLSVLAFALSIVIGLVMSRMILKPMTVISRAAEQIAAGNLAAEDVMVGSQDEIGTLASTFNQMKRNLADLIRQVKSSSEQVAEAAERLTEGATHINQASEQIAHAIQQVAAGTDKQVRTVSETAQTFAGMSAGVGKISETARHVATAAMKTSEKAHEGNLAINKAVQQMNSINEKVTGLADAVKNLGKRSEQIGQIVETITGIASQTNLLALNAAIEAARAGEHGRGFSVVAAEVRKLAEQSSQSAKQIAQLIADIQADTRAAVESMETGTREVAIGIQVVHHAGVSFEQIEHSIREVADEMKHVLDAVQQMTALTAQASEAVHSIAAVAEAAASETQNVSAATEEQLASIEEMAASASALSDMADELSNLVKKFQI
- the asnB gene encoding asparagine synthase (glutamine-hydrolyzing); this encodes MCGITGWIDWRQDLRGQKPILESMTETLRFRGPDACGYWLSPRAALGHRRLTVVDPEGGAQPMTRHLGDFSYTIVYNGELYNTEDLRQELLARGHSFRSYSDTEVLLTSYIEWGPGCVEKLNGIFAFAIWSEPDQRLFLARDRFGVKPLFYMEQGGSFLFGSELKALLAHPAVEPVIDAEGLGEIFALGPSRTPGHGVFRGIREVRPGHCLLLDRNGLRSWHYWKLQCHSHEDDFDTTVAKVRELLIDSIERQLVSDVPLGTLLSGGLDSSVITAVAALAYRRQGRGPIDTYSIDYVDNDLYFKAHEFQPNSDTPWIKRVTEQFGTNHHSVLVDTPELVEALQTAVYARDLPGQVDIDSSLYLFAREIKKRTTVVLSGECADELFGGYPWFHKPEAMNADTFPWLRKTHERAQLLKRELVDYFRPEEYVARRYEETLAEVPRLPGEDPLEARRREMFYLNFNWFMAQLLDRKDRMTMAASLEGRVPFCDHRLVEYVWNIPWEMKSCDGREKGILRRAMQGILPEDVLYRKKSPYPKTHNPAYTKAVRDWLTGILDDPASPLLQIVDIEEVRSLLRADADTTHLPWYGQLMSVPQMYAYLAQVDVWLRKYNVRIV